One window of the Anopheles cruzii chromosome 2, idAnoCruzAS_RS32_06, whole genome shotgun sequence genome contains the following:
- the LOC128268181 gene encoding LOW QUALITY PROTEIN: uncharacterized protein LOC128268181 (The sequence of the model RefSeq protein was modified relative to this genomic sequence to represent the inferred CDS: inserted 2 bases in 1 codon), with protein MQQQEKRRELRLKRFWRTTTKPPTSSEESGGCESPTKLGRKAFQQPPGGMRASTSTSSSDSPPKLPACSLPLLQVWPSQDSPRGEADGQSFVFPIVADDQVTTAYQVPGRTSVKTSPLSVSATNXNDRRNSLFVDHLQAGDSGIDSVQASPSPIAMPCHPLVVSNAISPSASPTAGSPTPSVDRATRRPSTSLLHPDHARIFALRAPTSPDQSSLEDNTEFNGPTTSNQLCTASSSTTSSLTSVAVANLGQHPQRYLRRSCQRKHQNVCYCFASLHRSSDPWLRPERDKDNPDLDQRRGSTMTARLSLFDALDLEYALLRAAARGSVGPYSLSESLHKLTFTQSLAFPALARGLATKRRNSAEQSSSRPLNPNESGLNTFAKVVTACVLVMVSFLVFLVVYKYVRT; from the exons CAACAAGAGAAACGTCGCGAGCTGCGCTTAAAACGATTCTGGCGCACCACAACCAAACCGCCAACCTCCTCCGAGGAGTCCGGCGGCTGCGAAAGTCCTACAAAACTAGGACGAAAGGCCTTCCAGCAGCCACCGGGCGGCATGAGGGCctcgaccagcaccagcagcagcgatagTCCGCCGAAGCTGCCGGCCTGCTCGCTGCCACTCCTGCAGGTGTGGCCAAGCCAAGACTCACCGCGCGGTGAAGCCGATGGCCAAAGTTTCGTCTTTCCCATCGTGGCGGACGATCAGGTAACGACCGCGTATCAGGTGCCGGGAAGAACGTCCGTAAAAACGTCCCCACTTTCCGTTTCAGCAACAAA GAACGATCGACGGAACTCGCTGTTTGTCGATCACCTGCAGGCGGGCGACAGTGGGATCGATTCCGTGCAGGCGTCGCCTTCTCCGATCGCGATGCCGTGCCACCCGCTGGTCGTGTCGAACGCCATCTCACCAAGTGCATCGCCTACGGCCGGCTCACCGACACCCTCGGTGGACCGGGCCACCAGACGCCCGTCGACCTCGTTGCTGCACCCGGACCACGCGCGGATCTTCGCGCTACGTGCCCCCACATCGCCGGACCAA AGCTCGCTGGAGGACAACACGGAGTTCAACgggcccaccaccagcaaccaaCTCTGCACGGCCAGCTCCAGCACCACGTCGTCCCTGACTTCCGTAGCGGTAGCTAACCTGGGACAACATCCACAAAGGTACTTGCGCCGCTCATGTCAAAGGAAGCATCAGAATGTGTGTTACTGCTTCGCTTCACTCCACAGATCCTCCGACCCGTGGCTGCGACCGGAGCGTGACAAAGACAATCCCGATCTGGACCAACGGCGAGGCTCGACGATGACGGCCCGGCTGTCACTGTTCGATGCGCTCGATCTGGAGTACGCGCTGCTGCGGGCAGCGGCCCGCGGTTCCGTGGGCCCCTACTCACTGAGTGAGTCGCTACACAAGTTGACCTTCACCCAATCGCTCGCGTTTCCGGCGTTGGCCCGTGGGCTGGCCACCAAGCGGCGCAACTCGGCCGAGCAGAGCTCGTCCCGGCCGCTCAACCCGAACGAATCGGGCCTGAACACGTTCGCGAAGGTCGTGACCGCGTGTGTCCTAGTGATGGTTAGCTTTCTGGTGTTTCTGGTGGTGTACAAGTACGTACGGACGTGA
- the LOC128267628 gene encoding protein 60A-like, with protein MAPTVYCVVILLTGITLVHSSGFYTDNGVDQTVREKSASPHEQEEIEHELLELLGLPDRPNKTHVHPSLRKSAPQFLLNIYHKFDEESNDVPRRRKRSAAIGGSNLFTIADERAIGESDIIRSFLNKADRHLPKIRHHHRRLWFDTTEITAGTDNQLLYASLRIYKNRSAIRPLDVLTRGRQIIVRVSLIRGYDAAQERHRLEYVADHSVPYNYEGWVEINATKALHRWVVDRVGNKGVFVEVYYAESSHLVVLPHEVGLILSNKFGLYQPFLVGYWKGPEVLQQTVHAAGNGENPAGGGRRSKRSLKHKSAPKRTARPLAHDLFRQWPSGPRALKRQGCQIHTLYVSFRQLNWHDWIIAPDGFGAFFCYGECNFPLNAHMNATNHALIQTLVHLIRPNRVPKPCCAPTKLNPISVLYHIDDANINLKKYKNMVVKRCGCL; from the exons ATGGCGCCAACCGTGTACTGTGTCGTCATTTTGCTTACGGGCATAACACTGGTGCATTCTTCCGGATTCTACACTGACAACGGTGTTGACCAGACCGTCCGCGAGAAGAGTGCCTCACCGCACGAACAGGAGGAGATCGAGCACGAATTACTCGAACTGCTTGGGCTTCCCGACCGGCCAAACAAAACGCACGTACATCCGTCCCTCAG GAAATCAGCACCACAGTTTCTGCTCAACATCTACCACAAATTCGACGAGGAAAGTAATGACGTTCCGCGAAGACGAAAGCGATCCGCAGCCATCGGCGGTAGCAACCTTTTCACGATCGCGGACGAACGAGCCATCGGTGAGAGTGACATCATAAGGTCGTTTCTCAACAAGGCCGACCGACATTTGCCGAAAAtacgccaccatcaccgtcggCTGTGGTTCGACACGACGGAAATTACGGCCGGCACCGACAACCAGCTGTTGTACGCCAGTTTGCGAATCTACAAAAATCGGAGCGCTATCCGGCCGCTGGATGTACTCACTCGCGGCAGGCAGATTATCGTGCGCGTTTCACTGATAAGGGGCTACGATGCGGCACAGGAGCGGCACCGCTTGGAATACGTTGCGGATCACTCCGTACCGTACAACTACGAAGGATGGGTTGAGATAAACGCCACGAAGGCACTACACCGGTGGGTTGTGGACCGGGTCGGCAACAAGGGCGTCTTCGTGGAGGTCTACTACGCGGAGAGTTCGCATTTGGTAGTACTACCTCACGAAGTCGGGTTGATTTTATCCAACAAATTTGGTCTCTATCAACCGTTTCTGGTGGGCTACTGGAAAGGACCGGAGGTTCTGCAGCAGACGGTACACGCTGCTGGGAATGGTGAAAAtcctgctggcggtggtcgaCGTTCGAAACGGAGCCTTAAGCACAAGAGTGCCCCCAAGCGAACTGCGCGTCCTTTAGCCCACGATCTATTCCGGCAATGGCCCAGTGGGCCTCGTGCTCTTAAAAGACAAGGCTGCCAGATACACACACTGTACGTGAGTTTTCGGCAGCTCAACTGGCACGATTGGATCATCGCCCCGGATGGATTCGGCGCGTTCTTCTGCTACGGGGAGTGCAACTTCCCGCTTAACGCACATATGAACGCGACGAACCATGCGCTGATCCAAACGCTGGTGCATCTGATTCGTCCGAACCGCGTACCGAAACCGTGCTGTGCTCCGACGAAACTGAACCCCATTTCGGTGCTGTATCACATCGATGATGCGAACATCAATCTGaaaaagtataaaaatatGGTAGTGAAACGATGTGGCTGTCTGTGA
- the LOC128267514 gene encoding trafficking protein particle complex subunit 12, with protein sequence MSSGTEPNISKYFANDPPSCFDSLTVGDRSKRDATVSEPYLSYDYLVQSSMAAKPHTNVPDNLRDLWEPPRIVPGVPPSNLTMPGVSVATDLTDPVQEAVGLLIDTNEAQQRKLLLPDNVTQDERGLRELIENGCFRSAVNLTARLLTIKQQGFGHAGHPVKHSPNSLQLWFTRLALLIKLGQYEIARVEAEPFGSLSNPDVFYEFYHPDMHSERKGSMAPFSFRLLLAELPIYLGAPRVALDRLTELLAIVNQIKVYFDRAGAPHAKEAHELWSSRETRVLHSIINCSLAVKDFGLAEQLLNRLLQDQTILLISRRTLISAWGRIRLQCGDIVGAEKKFAEARRLKEDKCSEVPDLIDRGLLAVAQNDFQSAFELFQKASVEAPTNTMLHNNMGVCLLYSGKLKEAIALYEAAIQRNPKPCLNESLLVNLSTLYELESNNAKEKKINLLKLVNRHRADLTVGLDVCLKLQTIV encoded by the exons ATGTccagcggaacggaaccaaacATCAGCAAATATTTCGCCAATGATCCGCCCAGCTGCTTCGATAGTCTTACCGTTG GCGACCGATCCAAGAGGGACGCGACTGTGTCGGAGCCGTACCTTTCGTACGACTATCTGGTGCAAAGTTCCATGGCCGCGAAACCACACACGAATGTGCCGGATAACTTGCGCGACCTTTGGGAACCGCCGAGGATCGTGCCCGGAGTGCCACCTTCCAATCTTACCATGCCCGGAGTGAGTGTTGCCACCGATCTGACTGATCCGGTTCAGGAAGCCGTTGGGTTGCTGATCGATACGAACGAGGCACAGCAGCGgaaactgctgctgcctgaCAACGTTACACAGGACGAACGAGGACTGCGCGAGCTCATAGAGAATGGTTGTTTCCGTTCGGCCGTTAACCTGACCGCCCGTTTGCTCACGATCAAACAGCAGGGCTTCGGCCACGCAGGGCACCCGGTGAAGCACAGTCCCAATTCGTTGCAGTTGTGGTTCACCCGGCTGGCACTGCTGATAAAGCTCGGCCAGTACGAGATCGCCCGCGTAGAGGCGGAACCGTTCGGATCGCTCAGCAATCCGGACGTTTTCTACGAGTTCTATCACCCGGACATGCACAGCGAGCGGAAGGGATCGATGGCTCCGTTCTCTTtccgcctgctgctggccgagctTCCCATCTACCTCGGTGCGCCCCGCGTGGCTCTCGATCGGCTCACGGAGCTGTTGGCGATcgtcaatcaaatcaaagtaTACTTCGATCGTGCCGGTGCTCCGCACGCCAAAGAGGCCCATGAGCTGTGGTCGTCGAGGGAAACCCGTGTGTTACATTCCATCATCAACTGTTCGCTGGCTGTAAAGGATTTTGGCTTGGCCGAGCAGCTTCTGAACCGTCTGCTGCAGGACCAGACAATCTTGCTGATCTCACGACGCACCCTTATCTCGGCCTGGGGCCGTATCCGTTTGCAGTGTGGTGATATTGTAGGAGCGGAGAAAAAGTTTGCAGAAGCCCGGCGGCTAAAGGAAGA TAAATGTTCAGAAGTGCCCGATCTCATCGACCGTGGGCTGCTGGCGGTTGCCCAGAACGACTTCCAGAGTGCTTTCGAGCTGTTCCAAAAGGCGTCCGTCGAGGCTCCGACCAACACGATGCTACACAACAATATGGGCGTCTGCTTGCTGTACTCGGGCAAGCTGAAGGAAGCGATCGCGCTGTACGAGGCAGCGATCCAGCGCAATCCGAAACCCTGCCTGAACGAGTCCTTGTTGGTGAACTTGTCGACCCTGTACGAGCTGGAATCGAACAAcgcgaaagagaagaaaatcaaCCTGCTAAAGTTGgtcaaccggcaccgggccgaTCTTACTGTCGGGCTCGATGTGTGCCTGAAACTGCAGACGATCGTTTAG